The Populus trichocarpa isolate Nisqually-1 chromosome 18, P.trichocarpa_v4.1, whole genome shotgun sequence genomic interval GCAGGCTGTGCTGACATCGTCACTTTGACGTTCTTGACCCATGGAAGCAAGGCTACCACCTCATTTGCCTTCTGCTCAAACTGTTGCAATCAAATCTTGTCATACTTACTACACCACAATTGCAAACCATCTACATTGACGATCTTATCAAAGACTCTACAGAGTTGAAAAGATTTCTATAGGatcaaagaacaaaagaagATCACTGGAAACACAAAGTTTCTGAATCATGTGCGTGGAGACCAATTAATACTAGGGACAGGTTttacaaagaagaaaataaatgggaTTTTGATTGTTACTCATCAAAAAGTCATCCACACATTTTCACTATCAAAGAGTGATGATAGTGTCATTTACCATGTCTTTGACTGGACATGCTGGTGTTGTGAGCTCCAACCGAAATGAGACCTGACGTAATATAGCAAACGTTTCAGCAACGACATTATACTTTTTATGCATATCAAGGAAACTTTGGATCTCGTGTTCGAATCAACCTCTCCTTGAGCTTCATCAATATTGAGATCTTTCACGAAACCACAAGAGACAATATCAGTTCCAAAGTCTGGATCAATAATCTGAGACAAGGCTTTCAGCACATCACTCTCAGCATTCCTTGTTGATACTGCAGAACCGCCAGCTACATAACACCCAAAGGAATATTGTGTTAGATATACAACCAAAAATaataccagaaaaaaaaacaggacgACGCAAATGACTACAAAAATATTAAGCAAGATAAAGAAGTACACTTCAAACTCCAGAGCTGTACTGAATTAAGAAGGCAAACTGGACTACAAGGGCAGTAATCTAGATCGATGACTTACAGAATGGAGTCTctacattataataataaaagaaagaaagattaccTTGGACAGAGGAATTAAGAGCTCTGGTTTTCTTCAGGTAGAAGCATTTACGAGGTGGTAGTTTACAAGGCTGATTGTTAACAGATAAATGAAGCCATTTCTCTAGAGATGAGAACAACCCTGCAACAGAGACCGCGATCCATACTTGGAATTCAAAAGCTACctcaaaaacactataaaagaaaaattatctcaatGGAGTAGCGAAGATTGAAGTTAGTGTGTTCCGTTACCTTCTTTTGGTCGCGTGTGTAAGCTTCGCAAGGAGAGGTTATGGCAGGTTGGAGCATAGAGAAGTTGCATTTTGAGTGGGGAGGATTggaagggagggagggagaaggAAGTGATCCGTTAAGCAGAAAGCAAGAAGCGAGTGGGCGTTTTGAGCCTCTCGTTCTCGTGGCTTAATGATGAGGATGGATGGATATAAACagcataaaaaattttaaactcattCCTGCAACGACGACGTTTACCTCTtgcctctctttcttctttgtttgtCTCCCTGCCAGGCGCCAAGCCCCacacacaatttcttttttagtgaatttttCCGAGTCCCTGGATCTTGAATAGTAGCTCGTCGTTAAAACAACGTATTtacactaaataaataaatattctcatgtcaatcataggaaaataattaataatcacaataaaataaataaaataaaggaaaaaagctGAAACCGATCGAGTATAGTGAAATTAATCTTGattgataaaaagaaacagTTGATTAAAATGATCATACGAGTTtaaacacctataaaaaattaaaaaatttaattctatttagagtaagaattcttaattaaataactaattaaaaatcacaaaattaatttagattttacttttttcatttgaagagcacatttatgtgttttttttatgccttttcttttgtttttctattgcacgtattaaaaatatatacagaaTGTAGTGAGGCTTATCTAGGTAATTAATTTGGCAATGTACTAGGTTAACTTTTCCCATCTGTAGCTTTAACCAAAAATTGttggaatgtaaaaaaaaattagatttcagaattttttttcattatcattaaatttaatataacaatttaaattttaaaatttttgaccAAACTCTTGcttagtttaaattttaaattaaattgtgtagAAATTGTTTTGACATGACTTTATCAATtaggtattaaaaaaaaaattaaagaaaaaaaaataactaagttCATTTTAATCAATTCGTCAAATCCATAATTAGAGTTACAGATTACactgaattgaattaatttttttattttattatataataaaaaatacaaaaacaatttatcaacttgataccaagaaataaaaatcaataaaaacctaTAGTATAACTAAGAAaacccaataaataaataaataaataaataaatcccaaAGGTCCAATAAAAAGAGCCCAGgtcataatatataatttaatgagTCAATGCATTGGATAGATGGCCATGGCTAGTTTATATGCATAGTGGAAATAAAACACTTTATTTGTATTGCGCTCGATAAATCTCCTGAGCTTTCTGGTCTAGCATTCCACAATTTGTCTGTGCGAATCCGTGCGTACAAATCTAGCTGCTCCGGCGGTATGCTTCCTCGGTCAGAAAACACTGTTGTTTCAACGTGTTTCGCATCTGTGATTGttgatattttctaaaatatattaaaataatatttttttaattttttaaaatcagtccattaaaataattcaaaatataaaaaagttaaattttcattaaaaaaaaattaaattttctaaaaacacGTCTATTTTAATTTCGTAACAATCATTTTGGAGATCGATCAGCCAAATTACATAAAGATTCGGTCAGGAGGAAGAGTAATCCAGTCTTGACTTCCAATCAACTAActactttcaaaaaaaatcgaCGTAGACTACAAGACTATAAATAAAATCCGCCATAAATTAGTGTACCCTTCTCTGATTTAAAGAAGGAGAGATAACAATAACAGCATCCGAGCAGATAGATGTCCTTCATAGCTACAGTGTACCGAGAATGTAATTAGAACAATTTAAAAGATGGCAGGCAAATCCCAGCATGAAGCCTTCCACCACACAAGGCCTCCCATGCATTGTCGTTGCCCTCCAATAAAAATGCAACCGTCTCCGCAATCAGCAACCAATCTTTTAGCCGGACAAACTTGTCCGTGATATAAATGAATCACTCCCGACagtgattgagaaaaaaatgccTATACAAAGAACGGCAAAACAATCAGAGGAAATTTATcgcactaaaaaaataatcattaagcAAATGGCGATCCTGTGTCTTGGAATCACCCGCCCTAATTTAATGCCACAGCTTGCCACAAAAACCATTCCGTGGCCTCTTGCTGGATATGATATCTGAAAAGGAATCAACCAACTGTCCTGCCAAGCTACTGGGATCATCGATCAAAGTTTGGATGAAGGTGTTAACCACTCTACGTTCTTGTTCTGTTGATCTCAAACTAAACCATGTCAGCAATTTCAATCTAAATTCCTGGTTAATGTGACCCTCGCATTCCAACCATCGGATTGTCTTCACACAGTACTCAAAGTTCTCATCCAGGTAACCTGAGCCACTGGACACATGGAATGGTGATCCATTTATCAACGTGCTATCACAGTCATGCAAGTCTTCATTTGCGTGTGCAGCCCTTTTCCTGCACAACTCCGACCGGGAATCAACAGTAGGCACTTCCCCACTTGGCCCATGCATCCAGGTCTGGGAGTCACCACTACCATGAGATGTCGCTAAACCATTTTTCTCCACCTCATGAGAAGCAGCATCATCATCTGCCTCAATGGCCTGCTCCAAAGTGCACCCATTATCCTCATCACGGGAGGACTCAAATGGAGGAGTCAGCTCTTCATTCAAGTCAGGCATGGAAACAACATTTAAGTCTAGCCCATGTGAAACAGATGGCACTGGATCTTCTGAAGTTTGAAGCTTGACCAGTTTACTTGCTCCACAGCATTTTTCAGTATCAGCACTGCAGAAACCTTCAAAGCAGCCTTGCTGTTGAGCCCCAGCCAGATGGAGGATCTTTCCAAGATCACGAACCTTGAATCCAGAAGAATTAACTCCAGTTGCAGTTTCAGAATCCCTGTTGTAGCTAGAAGTACATCCTCCAGTGATGGTATTCTCTTTCTTACTATTCCTTGCAACTGAAGGATTGGGATTTTTGTGAATTATCTCTATGCTCTTGGTAAAACACTTTGCTTCGGAGTGCCCCAAGTCACCAGCCTCTGTATAAGAAACAATCCGAAAAGTATACTCTGTACAAGGCTGTAGATTAGAGATCAAAATCCTCCTCTGAGATCTTGGAAACACGCAAATAGGTTCTTTTGCATGTGTCTCTTCTCTACTCTTGCAATACCAGAGTTTGTAGCCCTTAATGTCAGCAGATGATGCAATagacaattcaattaaaataattacaacaGATGAGGACTTCACTTCTTCAAATAAGAATCTGCAAGCAGCAGGAAGGGAATCCTCTGTGGAAAAGACAAACATTAGATTATCCATTTTAAGTTTTCAAgatcacaatttcaaacaataaGGATACCAATAGAGAATGCTATAATGAACCCTAACCTCTGCAATTTGGGTTTGCACTAGAGATGGTAGTGAGCCATTCATCTGCCTTTTCAATTGCAAGAGAGCATAGTTTCTGCACATCACCAGCGACAGAGAGTCTGCTGACAATGCCACGTGCCATCTTGGCAGAAACACCATCTACTGGACCCACTTCTATTTCAAGTTTGGCCTTGGCATCCTTGACAATTTCATGCAGTTCTTTAAACCTTGAAGTCCCATCAAGTAGCCTGTAGCTCAAGTATATCCTATAACAGAGCACATCAAGTCGACGAGCATCCTTTGCTATAAGTAGCTGCTTCTTCCAA includes:
- the LOC7476260 gene encoding VIN3-like protein 1 isoform X1, which translates into the protein MDLEDTFLAKVSGVQSLSSSVQSTPEKNGNSDDASRSPELLQEFLKSGPKKELLRTCLDKDKKQTASSKSKMTELMKTGNKTTKKQETKKASSSPNNQPSFKKQQRKGENPMRLVPASEQSPDFGCSNSWICKNSACRAVLSIDDTFCKRCSCCICHLFDDNKDPSLWLVCTSESGQGDSCELSCHIECALQREKVGVVDLGQLMQLDGSYCCASCGKVSGILGSWKKQLLIAKDARRLDVLCYRIYLSYRLLDGTSRFKELHEIVKDAKAKLEIEVGPVDGVSAKMARGIVSRLSVAGDVQKLCSLAIEKADEWLTTISSANPNCREDSLPAACRFLFEEVKSSSVVIILIELSIASSADIKGYKLWYCKSREETHAKEPICVFPRSQRRILISNLQPCTEYTFRIVSYTEAGDLGHSEAKCFTKSIEIIHKNPNPSVARNSKKENTITGGCTSSYNRDSETATGVNSSGFKVRDLGKILHLAGAQQQGCFEGFCSADTEKCCGASKLVKLQTSEDPVPSVSHGLDLNVVSMPDLNEELTPPFESSRDEDNGCTLEQAIEADDDAASHEVEKNGLATSHGSGDSQTWMHGPSGEVPTVDSRSELCRKRAAHANEDLHDCDSTLINGSPFHVSSGSGYLDENFEYCVKTIRWLECEGHINQEFRLKLLTWFSLRSTEQERRVVNTFIQTLIDDPSSLAGQLVDSFSDIISSKRPRNGFCGKLWH
- the LOC7476260 gene encoding VIN3-like protein 1 isoform X2; protein product: MTELMKTGNKTTKKQETKKASSSPNNQPSFKKQQRKGENPMRLVPASEQSPDFGCSNSWICKNSACRAVLSIDDTFCKRCSCCICHLFDDNKDPSLWLVCTSESGQGDSCELSCHIECALQREKVGVVDLGQLMQLDGSYCCASCGKVSGILGSWKKQLLIAKDARRLDVLCYRIYLSYRLLDGTSRFKELHEIVKDAKAKLEIEVGPVDGVSAKMARGIVSRLSVAGDVQKLCSLAIEKADEWLTTISSANPNCREDSLPAACRFLFEEVKSSSVVIILIELSIASSADIKGYKLWYCKSREETHAKEPICVFPRSQRRILISNLQPCTEYTFRIVSYTEAGDLGHSEAKCFTKSIEIIHKNPNPSVARNSKKENTITGGCTSSYNRDSETATGVNSSGFKVRDLGKILHLAGAQQQGCFEGFCSADTEKCCGASKLVKLQTSEDPVPSVSHGLDLNVVSMPDLNEELTPPFESSRDEDNGCTLEQAIEADDDAASHEVEKNGLATSHGSGDSQTWMHGPSGEVPTVDSRSELCRKRAAHANEDLHDCDSTLINGSPFHVSSGSGYLDENFEYCVKTIRWLECEGHINQEFRLKLLTWFSLRSTEQERRVVNTFIQTLIDDPSSLAGQLVDSFSDIISSKRPRNGFCGKLWH